The following coding sequences lie in one Danio rerio strain Tuebingen ecotype United States chromosome 25, GRCz12tu, whole genome shotgun sequence genomic window:
- the LOC100538242 gene encoding uncharacterized protein, producing MRSLMFLLVLVLFCCVQETSCAPLAMNSAKSVCCEATTDKNIPLKQIMSYQWTTSTCPIKAIVFKTIAGRKICVDPQNTLVKNQVAKLDKRTSSTTALSPESTSTTAETPAATSAAASSSEFTSATSSQASTSATALSHESTSATSSPESTSVSKSSPESTSAKSSPASTSATALSPEYTSASTVTFTTESHSTSDQSAVI from the exons ATGAGAAGCCTGATGTTTCTGCTGGTTCTGGTGCTCTTCTGTTGTGTACAAGAGACTTCATGTG CTCCACTTGCAATGAATTCAGCAAAATCAGTCTGCTGTGAAGCGACCACTGATAAAAATATTCCTCTGAAGCAGATAATGTCTTACCAGTGGACCACCAGTACATGTCCTATAAAAGCCATTGT GTTTAAGACAATTGCAGGCAGAAAGATCTGTGTAGATCCTCAGAACACCTTGGTGAAGAATCAAGTCGCTAAACTGGACAAAAGAACATCATCTACTACAGCATTATCTCCTGAATCCACATCTACAACAGCAGAAACTCCAGCAGCCACATCTGCTGCAGCATCTTCTTCTGAATTCACATCTGCAACATCCTCTCAAGCATCCACATCTGCTACAGCATTGTCTCATGAATCCACATCTGCAACATCATCTCCTGAATCCACATCTGTTTCAAAATCATCTCCTGAATCCACATCTGCAAAATCATCTCCAGCATCCACATCTGCTACAGCATTATCTCCTGAATACACATCTGCGTCAACAGTAACCTTTACTACAGAGTCTCACAGCACCTCAGATCAATCTGCAgttatttga